Proteins found in one Paenibacillus borealis genomic segment:
- a CDS encoding DUF3656 domain-containing U32 family peptidase encodes MKEQGLRREDVELLAPAGDWDCMRAAVANGADAVFFGVEKFNARARANNFRMDELPEIMAFLHSYGVKGFLTFNILVFENELPDAKELIDACVDAGVDAVIVQDLGLVQMIREISPDFPIHGSTQMTITSPEAVEFTKPWGLERVVLGRENNLKQIRTIGEQARLPMEVFVHGALCVSYSGQCLTSEMWGGRSANRGECAQACRLPYDLMVDGEVKPMGDVTYLLSPKDLAAIDLMPELIEAGVTSFKIEGRLKTPEYVANVVSKYRKAIDKYFDGNWTPTSKEDMRELQQSFSRGFTHGFLDGTNNKKLVDGTFPKSRGVYMGTVEQILRDGVVCRIHAPLKRGDGIVFDAGDPTKKEEGGRVYDLRRKGVKLEGEAGEGWIIDIVPGRNDVDLRRLHVGDRIWKTNDPALDKALRQSYETEKPYRVFPVHVRVQGCAGGKLTTWWTDIQKKVTVRVDSELALETAQKRPMDTALLEEQFGRLGGTVFQLEALESHLQGDVIVPMRELNSIRRQAVELLAGERPKPPVYVKREVEVYGGASRRGAAEARGEAELTALCRSLPQVQAALEASVTSIYADFEFIKQFPAAVDAVRAVGASITLATPRIHMPNENGYHANILRLQPDAVLVRNTGALYYYLRHRMEHPDAVHPRLIGDFSLNIANHRAVDLFLNAGCDVVTPSYDLNIQQMVDLLGHSDTSRMEVVIHQHLPMFHTEHCVYCTFMSEGTDYTNCGRPCEEQRASLQDRIGMSHPVRVDEGCRNTVYNAVEQSGAEYLNHFRELGVSSFRIEFLEETPEQVAEVISLYSRALRGEISGTQVWKSLKATNQLGVTRGQLVNAK; translated from the coding sequence ATGAAAGAGCAAGGATTACGCAGAGAAGACGTGGAGCTGCTGGCTCCGGCGGGAGACTGGGACTGCATGCGTGCAGCAGTGGCGAACGGGGCGGATGCTGTCTTTTTTGGCGTAGAGAAATTCAATGCACGGGCCAGAGCCAACAACTTCCGTATGGACGAGCTGCCGGAGATTATGGCATTTCTGCACAGCTATGGAGTGAAGGGGTTTCTGACCTTTAATATACTGGTGTTTGAGAATGAGCTGCCGGATGCAAAAGAACTGATCGATGCCTGCGTAGATGCCGGTGTGGATGCGGTTATAGTACAGGATTTGGGTCTGGTCCAAATGATTCGTGAGATCTCACCGGACTTCCCGATTCACGGCTCTACGCAAATGACGATCACTTCACCGGAAGCGGTGGAATTCACGAAGCCTTGGGGGCTGGAGCGTGTAGTCCTTGGCCGTGAAAATAATCTGAAGCAGATCCGCACGATTGGCGAACAAGCCCGCCTGCCGATGGAAGTCTTCGTGCATGGTGCGCTTTGTGTATCCTACTCCGGACAGTGTCTGACTTCCGAAATGTGGGGCGGACGCTCTGCGAACCGCGGAGAATGCGCTCAGGCCTGCCGCCTGCCGTATGACCTGATGGTAGATGGAGAAGTGAAACCGATGGGTGATGTAACCTATCTGCTGTCCCCGAAAGATCTTGCTGCTATTGATCTGATGCCTGAACTGATTGAAGCAGGAGTGACCTCTTTCAAAATTGAAGGCCGGCTCAAGACTCCGGAATACGTAGCAAATGTGGTCAGCAAATACCGTAAGGCGATTGATAAGTATTTTGACGGCAACTGGACACCTACCTCGAAGGAGGACATGCGTGAACTGCAGCAGAGCTTCTCGCGCGGCTTCACCCATGGTTTCCTGGACGGAACTAATAATAAAAAATTAGTCGATGGCACCTTCCCGAAAAGCCGGGGTGTGTACATGGGAACGGTTGAGCAGATTCTGCGCGATGGCGTGGTCTGCCGTATTCATGCCCCGCTTAAGCGCGGAGACGGAATTGTGTTCGATGCCGGAGATCCGACCAAGAAGGAAGAAGGCGGCCGCGTCTATGATCTGCGCCGTAAAGGGGTCAAGCTGGAGGGCGAAGCCGGAGAAGGCTGGATCATCGACATCGTGCCTGGCCGTAATGACGTGGATCTGCGCCGTCTGCATGTGGGTGACCGCATCTGGAAGACGAATGATCCGGCACTCGACAAGGCGCTGCGGCAGTCTTACGAGACCGAGAAGCCGTACCGGGTCTTCCCGGTTCATGTGAGAGTGCAAGGCTGCGCCGGTGGGAAGCTGACGACTTGGTGGACGGACATTCAGAAGAAGGTAACCGTCCGTGTGGATTCGGAGCTCGCGCTGGAGACAGCGCAGAAGCGTCCGATGGATACCGCGCTGCTGGAAGAACAATTCGGCCGCCTGGGCGGAACCGTATTCCAGCTTGAAGCGCTGGAGTCGCATCTGCAAGGCGACGTGATTGTGCCCATGCGCGAGCTGAACAGCATCCGCCGCCAGGCGGTGGAGCTGCTTGCAGGCGAGCGCCCGAAGCCTCCCGTGTATGTGAAACGGGAGGTAGAGGTCTACGGCGGCGCCTCCCGCAGGGGCGCCGCAGAGGCGCGCGGTGAAGCGGAGCTCACCGCGCTGTGCCGCAGCCTGCCGCAGGTGCAGGCTGCGCTCGAAGCCAGCGTGACGAGCATTTACGCCGATTTCGAGTTCATCAAGCAGTTCCCGGCGGCAGTAGACGCTGTGCGGGCTGTAGGGGCCAGCATCACGCTGGCTACACCGCGCATCCATATGCCGAACGAGAACGGCTACCATGCCAACATCCTGCGGCTGCAGCCGGATGCTGTGCTGGTGCGCAATACCGGCGCGCTGTATTATTACCTGCGCCACCGGATGGAGCATCCGGATGCTGTGCATCCCCGGCTGATCGGCGATTTCTCGCTGAATATCGCCAACCACAGAGCAGTTGATCTGTTCCTGAATGCCGGCTGTGATGTGGTGACACCGTCGTATGACCTGAACATCCAGCAGATGGTTGATCTGCTCGGACACAGCGACACCTCGCGGATGGAGGTTGTTATTCACCAGCATCTGCCGATGTTCCACACTGAGCACTGCGTATACTGCACCTTCATGAGTGAAGGTACTGACTACACGAACTGTGGCCGTCCTTGCGAGGAGCAGCGTGCTTCGCTGCAGGACCGGATCGGCATGTCCCATCCTGTCCGTGTAGACGAAGGCTGCCGCAACACTGTCTATAACGCCGTTGAACAGTCAGGCGCTGAATACCTGAATCACTTCCGTGAGCTTGGCGTATCTTCTTTCCGAATAGAGTTCTTGGAGGAAACACCGGAGCAGGTAGCTGAGGTCATTAGCCTTTACAGTCGCGCTTTGCGTGGTGAAATCTCCGGAACGCAGGTTTGGAAGAGCCTGAAGGCCACCAACCAGCTTGGGGTAACACGCGGGCAGTTAGTTAATGCGAAGTAA
- a CDS encoding stalk domain-containing protein, whose protein sequence is MLVFLLLLAIFPAGDAYAAEGALLKLSLKVGSTSATVNGEPIAIQKPFTESGAVMVPLGIFKKAFGSTVSLEGSDVVKVMYGPHTGAMTIGSTTAWKDGVKIKLAAPPRMVSGVLMVPLRFVTGVLGARVTAADGGGLLVTLTPSEKEAAAEPESGIDSDVGKTRIGNSYFEWSMNYPPGLVVGDSGDNESVATFMSAENDYYLEVHASALEVPLDPEGLLENLVRSSEEGGETVLDRKVVPGAKVPYARIVSKDSSGALWEGRQYYAGGRLYEVYLTDDNAVNYKDLDQYAVLLDSFQTSYNSSDKSIRDLSTVTNGLREGYNEDYGISLLVPADWSVDDQHLYYESKQGSYLRVKVSSAPAGSTLESWSRELEAQLRDTYVTEAYTLKDSIAGKVSGEPVLINEMGLNPGNGWSTEYQILLLKNGYRYYFEYRTESGQDSDKARFTDVLNSIDIDFTQIKENFGRLETDDYALLSTKSVTKRSKAYGYSIDIPRLWTPYQDIFESQTVEYRFTGGRFQIYASPDVTMEYAVSQLQSYYQNTKKDPKGPQVKSVEETTFAGVPATILTVQQTKNSIPVSTRNIIFSKNDVVFTITVTLNDANATASQQAVLERVLGSFGWGNPHSLFLA, encoded by the coding sequence ATGCTGGTATTTCTATTGCTGCTGGCCATATTTCCGGCCGGGGATGCTTATGCGGCGGAAGGTGCATTACTTAAGCTAAGCCTGAAAGTGGGCAGTACCTCCGCAACGGTTAACGGGGAGCCGATAGCGATTCAGAAGCCGTTTACGGAGAGCGGGGCGGTCATGGTACCGCTGGGGATTTTCAAAAAAGCATTCGGCAGCACCGTCTCCCTGGAAGGAAGCGATGTGGTGAAGGTCATGTACGGCCCGCACACCGGAGCAATGACGATAGGAAGCACTACTGCCTGGAAGGATGGCGTCAAAATAAAGCTTGCTGCGCCGCCGCGTATGGTTTCCGGTGTGCTGATGGTGCCCCTGCGGTTCGTGACCGGAGTGCTCGGCGCGCGGGTTACTGCGGCAGATGGCGGAGGCTTGCTGGTTACACTTACTCCTTCGGAGAAGGAGGCGGCAGCCGAACCGGAGAGCGGCATCGACAGTGATGTCGGCAAAACCCGGATCGGCAACAGTTATTTTGAGTGGAGCATGAACTACCCGCCCGGACTTGTTGTGGGTGACAGCGGGGACAATGAGAGTGTAGCGACTTTTATGAGTGCAGAAAATGATTATTATCTGGAGGTCCATGCTTCGGCGCTTGAGGTGCCGCTGGATCCGGAAGGGCTGCTGGAGAATCTGGTGCGATCGTCGGAGGAAGGCGGGGAGACTGTGCTGGACCGGAAGGTTGTACCTGGAGCCAAGGTTCCTTACGCCCGGATAGTCAGCAAGGATTCCAGCGGAGCGCTATGGGAGGGCAGACAATATTATGCCGGCGGCAGGCTGTATGAGGTCTATCTGACGGATGATAACGCGGTGAACTATAAAGACCTGGATCAATATGCGGTGTTGCTGGACTCTTTTCAAACTTCATATAATTCTTCCGACAAAAGCATTCGCGATCTCTCCACAGTCACCAACGGACTGCGCGAAGGATACAACGAAGATTATGGCATCTCGCTGCTGGTGCCGGCAGACTGGAGTGTGGATGACCAGCATTTATATTATGAGAGCAAGCAGGGTAGCTATCTGCGTGTAAAAGTGAGCTCCGCACCTGCGGGCTCGACGCTCGAGAGCTGGAGCCGGGAACTGGAGGCGCAGCTGCGTGACACCTATGTAACCGAAGCTTATACTCTGAAGGACAGCATAGCAGGCAAAGTCTCCGGTGAGCCGGTATTGATCAATGAAATGGGACTCAATCCAGGCAACGGCTGGAGTACGGAATATCAGATTTTGCTGCTGAAGAACGGCTACCGCTACTATTTTGAATACCGGACAGAGTCAGGACAGGACAGCGACAAGGCGCGGTTCACGGATGTGCTAAACTCGATAGATATTGATTTCACCCAGATCAAGGAGAACTTTGGCCGTCTGGAAACCGATGATTACGCGCTGCTTAGCACCAAATCAGTCACTAAGCGCTCCAAGGCTTACGGCTACAGCATTGATATTCCGCGTCTGTGGACGCCGTATCAGGATATATTTGAGAGTCAGACCGTGGAATACCGCTTCACCGGCGGACGGTTCCAGATTTATGCCAGTCCGGATGTTACCATGGAATATGCCGTCAGCCAACTGCAGAGCTATTACCAGAACACCAAAAAAGACCCGAAAGGGCCGCAGGTGAAAAGCGTGGAGGAAACCACCTTTGCGGGAGTGCCTGCCACGATCCTCACTGTACAACAAACCAAGAACAGCATCCCGGTGAGCACGCGAAACATCATTTTCAGCAAAAATGATGTGGTGTTCACGATCACGGTCACGCTAAATGATGCGAATGCAACGGCCAGCCAGCAGGCGGTGCTGGAGAGGGTGTTGGGGTCGTTTGGGTGGGGGAATCCTCATAGTTTATTCTTAGCGTAA
- a CDS encoding S1C family serine protease, producing MNGRKNAVARSGVVLLCGLLLSGFTGSPLSALSAVYGGAGSVTAGEVGGVKPVNKEQMAKPAVDPVPQIIRAVSPSVVGIIGKASGEPGGPDDRYNLTHGSGIIVKADGWIITNAHVMTGLQNAVVVTSDGTSYNITDTYMDELSDLALIKIKAKSLKPAKFATSSAGIQVGEKVIAIGTPISFSLRNSATVGVISGLNRSVDAAYRLIQSDTAINPGNSGGPLVSMKGEILGVNSLKYAAVGVENMGFSIPADTVQYIMNQLLKYGEVRRPSLGVELEESWPVIVGLPTQEPLTVTKVVTTEARKAGIAEGDVLYAIDGHRVTSLVDINEWFKQYKPGAVVKLLMQSDGDIVARSLVLGQGDPLVNAEEAEVDDDAQAEE from the coding sequence ATGAACGGGAGAAAGAATGCAGTTGCCCGGAGCGGTGTTGTGCTGTTGTGCGGATTGCTATTGTCGGGATTCACAGGCAGCCCGCTGTCTGCACTTAGTGCGGTGTACGGAGGGGCAGGTTCTGTAACGGCTGGAGAAGTAGGCGGAGTCAAACCCGTTAACAAGGAGCAAATGGCTAAGCCCGCAGTTGATCCGGTACCGCAAATCATCCGCGCTGTGTCACCATCGGTTGTGGGCATTATCGGGAAAGCCAGTGGTGAGCCTGGAGGCCCGGATGACCGCTACAATCTGACACACGGCTCCGGGATTATCGTCAAAGCGGACGGGTGGATCATTACCAATGCCCACGTCATGACAGGGTTGCAGAATGCAGTAGTGGTTACCTCAGACGGTACAAGCTATAACATCACAGATACATATATGGATGAGTTGAGTGACCTCGCTCTAATCAAGATTAAGGCTAAATCCCTGAAGCCGGCAAAGTTCGCCACCAGCTCAGCAGGCATACAAGTTGGAGAGAAGGTCATAGCGATCGGCACACCTATTTCGTTCTCCCTCAGAAATTCGGCTACAGTGGGAGTGATCAGCGGTCTCAACCGTTCGGTGGATGCGGCTTACCGGCTGATTCAGAGCGATACTGCGATCAACCCCGGTAACAGCGGAGGTCCGCTGGTCAGCATGAAGGGTGAGATTCTCGGGGTCAACAGCTTGAAATATGCGGCAGTAGGCGTGGAAAATATGGGCTTCTCCATTCCGGCCGATACGGTGCAGTATATTATGAATCAGCTGCTCAAATACGGTGAAGTCCGCCGCCCGAGTCTCGGAGTTGAACTGGAGGAGAGCTGGCCCGTGATTGTGGGGCTGCCTACGCAGGAGCCTTTAACGGTTACGAAGGTAGTCACTACAGAAGCGCGTAAGGCGGGGATTGCCGAGGGAGATGTGCTGTATGCGATAGACGGCCACCGGGTCACGTCGCTTGTGGATATTAACGAATGGTTCAAGCAATACAAGCCGGGTGCAGTGGTCAAGCTGCTCATGCAAAGTGACGGCGATATCGTCGCCAGAAGCCTGGTCCTTGGCCAAGGTGATCCTCTGGTGAATGCGGAAGAGGCGGAGGTGGATGACGATGCTCAGGCGGAAGAGTAG
- a CDS encoding DUF3977 family protein — MKYIEFGIGNTWFVRTETEKPDGTETEAPGIIGPIKFRSLYLRLWIRRTVWILDSQDGFKRNSKTRSQFKIILGIRSEL, encoded by the coding sequence TTGAAATACATCGAATTCGGAATAGGAAACACATGGTTTGTACGAACGGAGACTGAGAAGCCTGATGGTACGGAGACCGAAGCACCGGGAATTATTGGTCCAATTAAATTCCGTTCCCTGTATCTCAGACTCTGGATCCGAAGAACGGTATGGATCCTGGATTCACAGGACGGCTTCAAACGAAATTCAAAAACGCGCAGTCAATTCAAAATCATCCTCGGCATCCGTAGTGAGTTGTAG
- a CDS encoding DUF2759 family protein — translation MLLAEAAAQEPSTFHTFDVFMILFTILIFIGVVRLLKAPQKNKFAIGFGVVSLLVFAVSDYAMVMNWFS, via the coding sequence ATGCTGCTTGCAGAAGCTGCCGCGCAAGAACCGTCTACATTTCATACCTTCGATGTATTTATGATTCTATTCACGATCCTGATTTTTATCGGTGTGGTCCGGCTATTGAAAGCTCCGCAGAAGAACAAATTTGCAATCGGCTTCGGGGTGGTGAGCCTGCTGGTTTTTGCAGTCTCTGATTATGCAATGGTTATGAATTGGTTCAGCTAA
- the galU gene encoding UTP--glucose-1-phosphate uridylyltransferase GalU, with amino-acid sequence MKIRKAIIPAAGLGTRFLPATKAMPKEMLPIVDKPTIQYIVEEAVASGIEDIIIVTGKGKRAIEDHFDNSFELEFNLAEKQKWELLESVRKSSEMADIHYIRQKEPRGLGHAIWCARKFIGNEPFAVLLGDDIVESDKPCLKQMIDVYDQYKSSIVGVQQVPWEEVSRYGLVDGTELAERVYKANRLVEKPKREDAPSNLAILGRYILTPRIFDMLGEQQVGVGGEIQLTDAISRLSEVERIIAYDFEGKRHDVGEKMGFIQTSIHYALQHEELKEGLLQYLKEVIENEEKLYSR; translated from the coding sequence ATGAAGATCCGTAAAGCCATTATTCCCGCGGCTGGTCTGGGTACCCGCTTTCTGCCCGCGACCAAAGCGATGCCCAAAGAAATGCTGCCGATTGTAGACAAACCGACGATCCAATATATTGTTGAAGAAGCGGTTGCTTCCGGGATTGAAGATATCATCATTGTGACCGGGAAAGGCAAGCGTGCCATTGAAGACCACTTTGACAATTCGTTTGAATTGGAGTTCAACCTGGCTGAGAAACAGAAGTGGGAGCTACTGGAATCGGTACGTAAATCCTCGGAAATGGCCGATATCCACTACATCCGTCAAAAAGAACCCCGTGGCCTGGGCCATGCCATCTGGTGCGCACGTAAATTCATCGGCAATGAACCTTTCGCCGTTCTGCTTGGGGATGATATTGTAGAGTCGGACAAGCCTTGTCTCAAGCAGATGATTGATGTGTACGATCAGTACAAATCCTCTATTGTGGGAGTTCAGCAGGTGCCATGGGAAGAGGTTTCCCGGTATGGACTGGTGGATGGAACTGAATTAGCAGAACGTGTATACAAGGCCAACCGGCTAGTCGAAAAGCCGAAGAGAGAAGATGCTCCATCGAATCTCGCTATTCTGGGACGCTATATCCTGACTCCGCGTATCTTCGATATGCTTGGTGAGCAGCAGGTGGGGGTAGGTGGAGAGATTCAGCTTACGGATGCTATCTCCCGCTTGAGCGAAGTAGAGCGGATTATTGCGTATGATTTCGAAGGCAAACGTCATGATGTGGGCGAGAAAATGGGCTTCATTCAGACGAGCATCCATTATGCGCTTCAGCATGAGGAGCTTAAAGAAGGGCTGTTGCAGTATCTTAAAGAGGTTATAGAAAATGAAGAAAAGCTGTACAGCAGGTAG
- a CDS encoding O-antigen ligase family protein — MSKPVYGKNAVQSRNVEKISSYIWALGIGFIVFLVWTPFQVGLFNGQQIDFEKPIYVSSLLSSLLLLVWIGLYFTKFKLEGQRDLLAVASLLLPATYALSLIGAVSHYMAMNLLFIQSMYVAIFIIALYLLQQKQLNVVIQNAILAIAYFIVGFGLLNWLGSWKFAGGLVGWFSNTVRGGKYLDAVMTDSNGLRLTSIFQYANTYAAFLMAFLFVAVFALVRSKKWYGTLTHSFMLVPIIVSLLLTLSRGGLVMLPVVFILLLLFLKPAQQILWIIHLAISGIAALLVTSPLTTLGTELNTTFTSSAALKAWAYLLVASAVVAVLGWAVQRFASPRLQEKLGSWETRKLTGLWIPLGSIVLVAIVAFLLIGTSVRSILPDNIETRLENINFKQHSVLERITFYKDAMKVVKDYPIIGSGGGGWASLYEHYQNNPYVSRQVHNFFLQYLIEVGIVGFIVFMGFIGYIFYKYIRAYLKRDKDEFNNGFFFYIIALSILVHSLLDFNMSYAFMGILVFIGLAGMGAVMDNKPLRQSWNKAGLRFGYFAVLAIGSVFLLFLSISYIGSSNAALKGKNLVSVSQSYEEIKTPLVEALQSRPFHPESAIYLASLDLTVFKQTQDEQYLAEAYDVLSRALKDEPYNKDLLKQLISYYDLKGQSDLGFNVYRDNADKFNWDIDWYEALISRAQAFAAAANVQKDEAKKQEYLTAGLEAYQHVVDGVEHLKTLPPEQLQGRPFSITPTIALNAGKLQMLSGQAEQAAATLKLGFADNYADIVSSTTLWDTNWYSSLIARAFELAQQSFAQQDEANKIIHLNIGLDAYNQVASDLQGQPLPSSINLNAGKLQYMAGQVQAAAATLKLALSDDYSDAANREAARWYLAALKKSETAQDQTVYDKLIAADPAEAAEIDVIVNTQY; from the coding sequence GTGTCGAAACCAGTATACGGTAAAAATGCTGTACAGTCGAGAAATGTTGAAAAGATATCCAGTTACATATGGGCTTTGGGTATTGGTTTCATTGTGTTTTTGGTTTGGACCCCGTTTCAAGTGGGATTGTTTAATGGGCAGCAGATCGACTTCGAGAAGCCGATTTATGTGTCTTCACTGCTGAGCAGCCTCTTGCTGCTGGTATGGATAGGCTTATACTTCACAAAGTTCAAGCTGGAAGGACAGCGTGACTTGCTGGCTGTGGCCTCGCTGCTGCTTCCCGCTACGTACGCGTTGTCGCTTATTGGCGCTGTTTCGCATTATATGGCGATGAACCTGCTGTTTATACAGAGCATGTATGTCGCAATATTCATTATAGCGTTATATCTGCTCCAGCAAAAGCAACTAAATGTTGTCATTCAGAATGCCATTCTGGCGATTGCGTATTTCATTGTAGGCTTCGGTCTGTTGAACTGGCTTGGAAGCTGGAAATTCGCCGGAGGACTTGTTGGCTGGTTCTCTAATACCGTACGCGGTGGTAAATATTTGGATGCGGTAATGACAGACTCTAACGGGCTGCGTCTGACTTCCATTTTCCAGTATGCCAACACTTACGCTGCGTTCCTGATGGCTTTCTTGTTTGTTGCTGTGTTTGCACTCGTCCGCTCTAAAAAATGGTACGGCACATTGACTCACAGTTTCATGCTTGTACCGATTATTGTATCTCTGCTGCTGACCCTATCCCGTGGCGGACTCGTAATGCTGCCTGTTGTGTTTATTCTTCTTCTGTTGTTCCTGAAGCCTGCTCAGCAGATTCTGTGGATTATTCATCTTGCCATTTCTGGTATCGCTGCTCTGCTGGTTACCAGCCCGCTGACTACGCTTGGAACAGAGTTGAATACCACCTTCACTTCGTCAGCCGCGTTAAAGGCCTGGGCGTACCTGCTTGTGGCCTCAGCGGTTGTTGCAGTTCTTGGCTGGGCGGTTCAGCGATTTGCTTCTCCGCGGTTGCAAGAGAAGCTGGGAAGCTGGGAAACACGTAAATTAACAGGGCTGTGGATTCCACTCGGTTCAATCGTTCTTGTAGCTATTGTTGCTTTCCTGCTTATCGGGACAAGCGTACGTAGTATATTACCTGATAATATCGAAACACGGCTGGAGAACATTAACTTTAAACAGCATAGTGTACTGGAGCGCATCACTTTTTATAAGGATGCTATGAAGGTTGTTAAGGATTATCCGATAATCGGATCCGGCGGCGGAGGCTGGGCTTCCTTATATGAGCATTATCAGAACAACCCTTATGTAAGCCGTCAGGTTCACAATTTCTTCCTTCAGTATTTGATTGAGGTTGGAATCGTCGGATTTATCGTGTTTATGGGCTTTATCGGTTATATTTTCTACAAATACATCCGCGCTTACCTGAAACGGGACAAGGACGAGTTCAACAATGGATTCTTCTTCTACATTATCGCTTTATCCATTCTTGTTCACAGTCTGCTGGACTTTAACATGAGTTATGCGTTCATGGGGATTCTGGTGTTCATCGGTTTGGCTGGTATGGGAGCGGTTATGGACAACAAGCCTCTGCGCCAGAGCTGGAACAAGGCTGGACTACGCTTCGGGTACTTTGCTGTGCTGGCCATCGGCTCTGTGTTCCTGCTCTTCCTGTCCATCAGCTACATCGGGTCCAGCAATGCTGCACTCAAAGGTAAAAATCTAGTTAGCGTGAGTCAATCATACGAAGAGATTAAGACTCCGCTGGTCGAAGCACTGCAGAGTCGTCCTTTCCACCCGGAATCGGCAATCTATCTTGCATCCCTTGACCTGACGGTCTTTAAACAAACACAAGATGAGCAGTATCTGGCTGAAGCTTATGATGTTCTGAGCCGTGCACTCAAGGATGAGCCTTACAATAAAGATCTACTGAAACAATTGATCAGTTACTACGATCTCAAAGGACAAAGTGACCTGGGCTTCAATGTCTACCGCGACAACGCAGATAAATTCAATTGGGACATCGATTGGTATGAGGCATTGATTAGCCGGGCACAGGCTTTTGCAGCTGCTGCCAATGTGCAAAAAGACGAAGCTAAGAAACAGGAGTACCTGACTGCCGGTCTTGAAGCATACCAGCATGTGGTTGACGGTGTAGAGCACCTGAAGACTTTGCCGCCTGAACAGCTGCAGGGCCGTCCGTTCTCAATCACGCCAACAATTGCATTGAATGCCGGCAAGCTGCAAATGCTGTCAGGCCAAGCTGAGCAAGCTGCTGCTACGTTGAAGCTCGGTTTTGCAGACAACTATGCAGATATCGTCAGTAGCACAACACTATGGGACACTAACTGGTATAGCTCTCTGATTGCCCGTGCCTTCGAACTGGCACAACAATCCTTCGCTCAGCAGGATGAGGCTAACAAAATCATTCATCTCAACATTGGACTGGATGCCTACAATCAAGTGGCATCTGATCTGCAAGGCCAGCCTCTTCCTTCGTCAATCAACTTGAATGCAGGAAAACTCCAGTATATGGCAGGTCAGGTGCAGGCAGCCGCAGCCACTTTAAAGCTTGCCTTGAGCGATGATTACAGTGATGCAGCCAACCGCGAAGCAGCCCGCTGGTATTTAGCTGCACTGAAGAAATCAGAGACCGCGCAAGACCAGACAGTCTATGATAAGCTCATTGCCGCTGATCCTGCAGAGGCTGCAGAGATTGACGTCATTGTGAATACACAATACTAA